A single region of the Brachypodium distachyon strain Bd21 chromosome 3, Brachypodium_distachyon_v3.0, whole genome shotgun sequence genome encodes:
- the LOC100839705 gene encoding uncharacterized protein LOC100839705: MGRKAGGLYINPKKFGGVVKPCMMEMTSFLNCLALNKQSDDKCARQKELLVTCTQAQKGRPKNAAKTINYHLQRLGRDKFH; the protein is encoded by the exons ATGGGTCGGAAGGCTGGTGGGTTGTACATAAACCCAAAGAAGTTTGGTGGTGTCGTCAAGCCTTGCATGATGGAGATGACATCCTTCCTCAACTGCCTGGCCTTGAACAAGCAGAGTGATGACAAGTGTGCGAGGCAGAAGGAGCTCTTGGTTACCTGTACTCAGGCTCAG AAAGGGAGGCCAAAGAATGCAGCGAAGACCATCAATTACCATCTTCAGCGACTTGGGCGAGACAAGTTCCACTAG
- the LOC100839403 gene encoding uncharacterized protein LOC100839403 isoform X1: protein MGNCQAAEVAAAVVQHPAGGPGGGSGRVERLYWSTSAAEVMRANPGHYVALVTLRVAEDRGHGNGNNNGSGTTVRRLTRVRLLKPKEPLLLGHVYRLITAHEVTKAVQARKEEKQRKGQQQQQMEYLTSRLQKKAPAAATATEAEEDDVDEEEAALDESLDQLARQDSAHRSSGARQHRQWRPSLHSIDEAAS, encoded by the exons ATGGGGAATTgccaggcggcggaggtggcggcggccgtggtgcAGCACCCGGCGGGGGGGCCTGGCGGGGGCTCGGGGCGCGTGGAGCGGCTCTACTGGTCCACGAGCGCGGCCGAGGTGATGCGTGCCAACCCGGGGCATTACGTGGCGCTGGTGACTCTCCGTGTCGCCGAGGACCGCGGCCATGGCAACGGCAACAACAACGGCAGCGGCACGACCGTGCGGCGGCTCACCCGCGTCAGGCTGCTCAAGCCCAAggagccgctgctgctcggcCACGTCTACCGCCTCATCACCGCCCACG AGGTGACCAAGGCGGTGCaggcgaggaaggaggagaagcagaggaaggggcagcagcagcagcagatggaGTATCTGACGTCCAGGCTGCAGAAaaaggcgccggcggcggccacggcaacggaggcggaggaagacgacgtcgacgaggaggaggcggccttGGATGAGAGTCTCGATCAG TTGGCGCGCCAAGACAGCGCCCACCGGAGCTCCGGCGCCCGGCAGCACCGGCAATGGCGGCCCTCGCTGCACAGCATCGACGAGGCCGCGAGCTGA
- the LOC100839403 gene encoding uncharacterized protein LOC100839403 isoform X2, whose amino-acid sequence MGNCQAAEVAAAVVQHPAGGPGGGSGRVERLYWSTSAAEVMRANPGHYVALVTLRVAEDRGHGNGNNNGSGTTVRRLTRVRLLKPKEPLLLGHVYRLITAHEVTKAVQARKEEKQRKGQQQQQMEYLTSRLQKKAPAAATATEAEEDDVDEEEAALDESLDQMGDPMHVLCMIDV is encoded by the exons ATGGGGAATTgccaggcggcggaggtggcggcggccgtggtgcAGCACCCGGCGGGGGGGCCTGGCGGGGGCTCGGGGCGCGTGGAGCGGCTCTACTGGTCCACGAGCGCGGCCGAGGTGATGCGTGCCAACCCGGGGCATTACGTGGCGCTGGTGACTCTCCGTGTCGCCGAGGACCGCGGCCATGGCAACGGCAACAACAACGGCAGCGGCACGACCGTGCGGCGGCTCACCCGCGTCAGGCTGCTCAAGCCCAAggagccgctgctgctcggcCACGTCTACCGCCTCATCACCGCCCACG AGGTGACCAAGGCGGTGCaggcgaggaaggaggagaagcagaggaaggggcagcagcagcagcagatggaGTATCTGACGTCCAGGCTGCAGAAaaaggcgccggcggcggccacggcaacggaggcggaggaagacgacgtcgacgaggaggaggcggccttGGATGAGAGTCTCGATCAG ATGGGTGACCCCATGCACGTTCTCTGCATGATTGATGTTTGA
- the LOC100825114 gene encoding nucleobase-ascorbate transporter 6, producing MAGGGGGGGGGGGGGQKQDDLAPHPVKDQLPGVSYCITSPPPWPEAVLLGFQHYLVMLGTTVIIPTALVPQMGGNNVDKAIVIQTLLFVAGINTLLQSFFGSRLPAVIGGSYTFVLPTISIILAQRYANEPDPHTKFLRIMRGTQGALIVASALQIIVGFSGLWRNVARYLSPLSAAPLIALVGFGLYELGFPSVAKCVEIGLPELILLLIFAMYLPHAIGMLKSVFDRFAVLFTIPIVWLYAYLLTVGGAYRNAPPKTQFHCRTDRSGLIGSAPWINVPYPFQWGAPSFDAGEAFAMMAASFVALVESTGSFIAVSRYASATPLPPSVLSRGIGWQGIGILLNGLFGTANGSSVSIENAGLLALTRVGSRRVVQISAGFMIFFSILGKFGAVFASIPAPIFAALYCVFFAYVGSAGLGFLQFCNLNSFRTKFILGFSLFMGLSVPQYFNEYTSVAGFGPVHTRARWFNDMVNVLFSSKAFVGGVVAYVLDNTLHRHDSVVRKDRGYHWWDKFRSYRTDTRSEEFYSLPFNLNKFFPSV from the exons atggccggaggaggaggcgggggagggggagggggaggcgggGGGCAGAAGCAGGACGACCTGGCGCCGCACCCGGTCAAGGACCAGCTCCCCGGCGTCTCCTACTGCATCACCAGCCCTCCTCCATGGC CTGAAGCTGTTCTGCTTGGTTTCCAACATTATCTGGTCATGTTGGGAACTACTGTTATCATACCAACTGCACTGGTTCCGCAAATGGGAGGAAACAAT GTGGACAAAGCAATTGTTATCCAAACACTGTTGTTCGTGGCTGGAATCAACACCCTTTTGCAGAGTTTCTTTGGTTCTCGATTGCCTGCAGTGATTGGTGGATCATACACCTTTGTTCTACCTACCATCTCGATCATACTCGCGCAACGTTATGCCAATGAACCAGATCCACACACT aaattcCTTCGAATCATGCGTGGAACACAAGGTGCTTTGATCGTTGCCTCTGCACTACAGATCATAGTTGGCTTCAGTGGCCTTTGGCGTAATGTTGCCAG ATATCTGAGTCCGTTGTCAGCTGCTCCTTTGATCGCACTAGTTGGCTTTGGACTTTATGAGCTGGGATTCCCATCG GTTGCCAAGTGTGTTGAGATTGGTCTGCCTGAACTTATCCTCCTGCTGATCTTTGCAATG TACCTACCACATGCTATAGGCATGCTGAAGTCTGTCTTCGACCGATTTGCTGTTCTATTCACGATTCCCATAGTGTGGCTCTACGCGTATCTCCTCACAGTTGGAGGAGCATACAGGAATGCGCCACCAAAGACCCAATTTCATTGCCGCACTGACCGTTCTGGACTAATTGGTTCTGCTCCCTG GATAAACGTGCCATATCCGTTTCAGTGGGGTGCTCCAAGTTTTGATGCTGGTGAAGCTTTTGCAATGATGGCTGCATCTTTTGTTGCTCTGGTGGAG TCTACTGGTTCCTTCATTGCTGTTTCGAGATATGCAAGTGCCACACCTCTCCCGCCTTCTGTACTAAGTCGTGGTATTGGTTGGCAG GGTATTGGTATTCTTCTGAATGGGCTATTTGGGACTGCAAATGGATCTTCGGTATCGAT TGAAAATGCTGGGTTGCTAGCATTGACACGTGTTGGCAGCCGAAGAGTAGTGCAGATATCAGCTGGTTTTATGATATTCTTCTCTATTCTTG GAAAATTTGGAGCTGTATTTGCATCAATACCTGCACCTATCTTTGCAGCTCTGTACTGTGTCTTCTTTGCATATGTTG GTTCTGCTGGGCTTGGTTTCCTTCAGTTCTGCAACCTCAATAGTTTCAGAACTAAGTTCATCCTTGGGTTCTCCCTTTTTATGGGCCTTTCAGTTCCTCAGTACTTCAACGAGTACACATCTGTTGCTGGTTTTGGCCCCGTCCACACACGTGCAAGATGG TTCAATGACATGGTGAACGTACTATTCTCGTCAAAGGCttttgttggtggagttgttgCATATGTGCTGGACAACACTCTTCACAGGCACGACAGTGTAGTCAGAAAAGACCGCGGATATCATTGGTGGGATAAATTCCGGTCATACAGGACTGACACAAGGAGTGAAGAGTTCTATTCCCTGCCATTCAACCTGAACAAGTTCTTCCCTTCGGTGTGA